One genomic segment of Misgurnus anguillicaudatus chromosome 23, ASM2758022v2, whole genome shotgun sequence includes these proteins:
- the LOC129452838 gene encoding SLAM family member 5-like isoform X2: MLHKLLICLFMWSLIGVLGYEVKSVMEGDSVTLYTKTSIHSDYMIQWFFESLFTRIATIDKAVNKIPTYDDGRFKGRLQLNVQTGDLTITNMRTEDSGEYSVIISDMVMTLYRFNVYAHLPVPVITRDSCSCSKCVLLCSVINVTDVTDVSLSWYKRNSLLSNISLSDLNISSISLHLEVEYQDTNTYSCAVNNPLINQTQHLNITHLCQPCSDCVGCCGSTEAVIRLVFSALVGVAAVAVLIYD, encoded by the exons ATGTTACACAAACTTCTCATCTGTTTGTTCATGTGGAGTCTGATTG gTGTGCTTGGttatgaagtgaagtcagtgatggagggagattctgtcaCTCTTTACACTAAAACATCTATACACAGTGATTATATGATACAGTGGTTCTTTGAGTCTTTGTTTACTCGCATAGCTACAATCGATAAAGCAGTCAATAAGATCCCAACATATGATGATGGGAGATTCAAAGGCCGACTGCAGCTGAATgttcagactggagatctcaccatcacaaacatgaGAACTGAAGACTCTGGAGAATATAGCGTCATAATCAGTGACATGGTTATGACTTTATACAGGTTTAAtgtctatg CTCATCTGCCCGTTCCTGTCATCACTAGAGACTCTTGTTCATGCTCAAaatgtgtgttgttgtgttcaGTGATTAATGTGACAGATGTGAcagatgtgagtctgtcctggtacaaaagaaacagtttattgtccaaCATCAGTCtgtctgatctcaacatcagCAGCATCTCTCTTCATCTGGAGGTTGAATATcaggatacaaacacatacagctgTGCGGTGAACAATCCTCTCATaaaccaaactcaacatctcaacatcacTCATCTCTGTCAGCCGTGTTCAG atTGTGTCGGCTGTTGTGGTTCAACTGAAGCTGTGATCCGATTGGTCTTCTCTGCTCTGGTGGGCGTGGCTGCTGTAGCTGTTCTGATTTATGACTGA